ACGGTCAAACGGATTTATAAATCCAAAAGTAGTCCCATTTGAACTCTTTTGATCCGTGTAAATCAGCGTTATCAGTGTTATCAGCGGTAAGGTTTGGATTTGGCAGGCCTTCGCCGCGATTTCCGTCTGTAACAAAAATTGTAACCAGATTACAATAAAGGACATCCTTCTACTTGCTGTTTAGAAAGGCCTATGTCCTCATTACCTTTTCCAATTACCGCGTTCCTGGCCGGGATCGTCTCATTCTTGTCGCCATGCGTGCTGCCGCTGGTTCCCGGATACGTCTCTCTGATTTCCGGCGCCAGCGTGGAAGAGCTGCAGTCTAAAGACCGCAAGCTGTTGAATACAGTGCTGTTGCACTCGCTCATGTTTATTCTGGGCTTTACCGTGGTGTTTGTAATGCTGGGCGCGGCTGCCACTGGCATTGGCCAGATGGTCCATGAATATAAGAAGTACCTGGAATGGGTGGCCGGCGCGGTGGTGATCATTTTTGGCCTGCATCTGACCGGCATCATTAAGATCAAGGCCCTGTATGCGGACAAACGGCTGCATTCGGTGAAGGGCGGCAAGTCTCCGCTGGGGGCGTTCGTTGTCGGTTTTGCCTTTGCCTTTGGCTGGACGCCGTGCCTGGGACCGATTATTTCCGCGATCCTGATCATGGCCGGTTCGGCGGATACCGTGAACAAAGGCGTGCTGCTGCTGTGGATTTATTCGCTGGGACTGGCGGTACCATTTCTTTTGACGTCGCTTCTGATTGACCGGTTCCTCGGCTTTTATGGCCGCTTTCGCCGGCATCTGCACACGCTGGAAGTTGTAAGCGGCGTGTTCCTGATGGTGTTTGGCGTGTTGATCCTTACGCGACACTTTGCCGTGCTTTCAAGCTATCTAGGATTTTTAAACCGCTTTACCTTGTGAGGAAATTGTTTTGAACCGTACCGTTGTTGTAGTGCTATGTGTGGTGGTTGCGATCACCGCGTTGCTTCTGCTGGGCAAG
The genomic region above belongs to Terriglobia bacterium and contains:
- a CDS encoding cytochrome c biogenesis protein CcdA, producing the protein MSSLPFPITAFLAGIVSFLSPCVLPLVPGYVSLISGASVEELQSKDRKLLNTVLLHSLMFILGFTVVFVMLGAAATGIGQMVHEYKKYLEWVAGAVVIIFGLHLTGIIKIKALYADKRLHSVKGGKSPLGAFVVGFAFAFGWTPCLGPIISAILIMAGSADTVNKGVLLLWIYSLGLAVPFLLTSLLIDRFLGFYGRFRRHLHTLEVVSGVFLMVFGVLILTRHFAVLSSYLGFLNRFTL